TCAAGTCAgcttgattttgatttcttgaGATACTGAAGGTCTGCATCATGGGTGGAGATGGGAAAAAACAGAAGAAAGAGCAACTGGGTGAACATGAAAGCCCCATGTGAAATAACTAAGCCGGTGAGCTATATTTCTTCAAACAAATAGAGAAGGTCAATGAAAGCATCCTTAGAATAACGACCTTCCTTGAATAGGATCTAttctataggttgtacaacTGGATCTTTGAGTTCTAAAGAAAGCATGTCCATCTTTCACATTACTTGACAATTACAGAACAACAAAAGAAGTACAAAACACACACAGCGAATATTTCACTAGCAAGAGTCATTTTTCACATAACCAATCAAGACTAGCTTACCTTTTTCTGGGAGAATGGGTTCTCACATAAAAGCTAAGTCCGTATACCTTCCAAGATTAGAGGATATCCATCTGCAAACCATATAGATATGTATAGCATATAAAGATGTGTCGTCATGGAGACTAAAGAGATTTTTGTCGACCAAATACTTTATAGTGATAGATGCTGAGACCCCGATCTCTTATTTTTCTTGATCAAAGGGTCGATCAAGTTTCTCCATCCGGTGTAATTTATGGGAGACCCTTTATCAGGAGCAAGGAATccatttataaagaaaaaaggtGTTCCATAGACTCCTCTTGAGGTGCTAAACTGCAAGATATAAGGGAGTTCAAAATGAATGACACGTGCACCAAAGAAAACAAAGCTGTGGAGCGAAATGAGCAGAACTAATTCTCATTACTTGTAAAAATGCAGATTAGGTTCAGATATCATGCATGGAGATCAATTAACAATCTCACAATATCATTGCATTACTTGTCTTTGTCTGTATATCTTTATAACAACGTAAAGTTGAAGTGTGAGGCCATCATACCTTGAAAGAAACACGTGTCAAAAGATCGGTGTCCCTGTCATTGAAGCCAGTTATTAGAGTGTTTTTGTAGGAGTTCCCTAGTACTTCAACTCCAAACTTCACAATGTTATCCACAACAGAAGCCCTTGACAAATAACGAGTTTCAGCATTGTAAAACTGCTTCTGTTTATTAGAAATGTAATCATTTTTAGTCTTTATGATAGTGAGAGCGAGACagcataaaataaaaagtttttctGGTCATTTTGCTCATGTGTTCAATGCAACATTTGACATTCAGAAACCTTTGACTACTAATGATGCAATAAAATAAGTCCAATTTCACTGAAAACATGATTGACgagttgtttttatttcaattttctgCTTTTGAAAACAGAAATCAACGAAACACCATCAGGTAAGGTTACTGTTTTCAAACCATTTTTTGtgacttttctttattttgttttcatGGACCACCTTTGTTACAAAAGAGTGGAAATTATTCTTCCTACAAAAGGATGACCCTGTATTACAAGTCCCAACAGTTTTCAATTCACACAAGCTCTAAAACATTCTACCAAACAAACCTACATGCTactgaaattttcaaaaatgaaaccCAGGAAAAATATATACAGCAGGAAAGTACCATTTTCTTGATAATTTCCAGAAAACATTAGCTCTAAAGAAAGAACTTGGACAGAGATGATTGAAAACCTAGTCTCGTAGAGTTAAGGAAAATCATCAATCAAATGACTAATGACTTTTCAGCTATATTGTTAAGCGATGAATAACAAATTAATGTAGTTGCTAAAGTTGCTCATCTGGTTGTTATTCTCGTATTCAGCAGTTGGTACTCCCAGAATACCACTCCCCCTTTTGGACacattattgaataaaatctcATCCCCCTGTGTTCAAACTCTGTCTTCTCCTCTCTCGATAAGTCCAATACGAGAAAAcacattcattttcatttatacATCACCAGATCAATGGTTCCCTacattcaaaaaatatatatgtgtaatAAATTGAACAAAACAATAACCTGATGCCCGAAGAATGCTTCCAACAATTTGAATGTATCCGAGGGATTCACCAAATCTACAATATGTAAAGCACGAGATGCTGCATATGCATTGTCATGATAACTGCAATCCAAGAAAATATGAATTATCAGAAAATTCTCGCCCATGAATCCGTGACAATGGAAAACATTAAGTTTTAAATAATATTGAACATAATAACTCATTAAACGCTCTTAGAGACATCCTCTAGGCAATATATCGATTCACAAATCACAAGACAGGATAAAACCATCCTCATTCGAATACGCAAAATTCGTACTGAATTTTAACATGCATAATCACAATCAGAGTTACCTTAGGGCGAATTTCTTTAATTACTTACAATTGCAACCTGAACAAACTACTCCTACGAACAATTTAGCATAATTATTGTCTCTTCAAAGAAATCCAACACGAACAACCAAATTTTAGTAAAGTGACGAATTGAAGACATTACAATTACTTCCAATTAAGTATCAACCCTTCCGGTTGAGACGATCAtccattttccaatttttgaactcgaataaaaagaaaatatcagCTATAAAACAGAGAAATAAACGAAAATCATACGCAGAAACACATAAGAGAGCGATCGAGCGTACTCACGGTAGAGGGAGGAGGTGAATGACGAGACGAACGCGAGAGCCGTAATGATCGAGAGCTTTTTTGAGAGGCGGCCAAGAGTCTCTACTATCAGGGCAAACCGGATCGAAAAACGCCTCGATGAGGATCGTGTCCAAGTCCAGTGAGTGATTTCCGTATACGAAACCGTCGAATTTTGCTGGTGGGAGACTCTGAGCATGAGCATTGAGAAGAAAGACGGCGAGGAAGGAGAAGGAAAAAGCAAGTGATGGAAGCGGTGAGCGACTGGTTTTTGGCTTCTCCATTTCTGTTTAGACGACGGAGCTTCGTTATCCTCTAAAAAGAGAGAGCAGTTTCTCCTGGTAGCAAAATTTCCAATAATTATGTCCCAAGGTGTAGACGACTTGACTTGCAAGTCACATTTAGGAAAGCTTCCAATGTTTTGCCTTTTCATGTTAGTCTCATTTGAACTATATATTATCGAAAAAGAAAAGGCTCAAAGTGAAGGCAAACCTAGGTCCACGTATCTTGAAAGCCAACTAGTATAGAATAATCAGGTAAGTCATTACGCTATCGTTTGAAGAAAATAGCCAACACATGTACATCGCGTGAGTCGTTCTAAATGCCCTTATGGTCTCttttaatgtctaattaatTCGATATTTGTATTAATGAgactataattaattcaaatatagTTGATTATTTCAAGCGGATAATTTGTCACACCCCGTCCCAGCCTACTCTCTGAGCTTAGGAAAGGATGtgattgcagcagttatcaacccttttgttgacacttactacctaataactctagtggaaataactctgataccaacatgCAATTCATATACAGCGGATGCCTCTTAGGCCAAATTCATTAAGTTTAAACACACTATATTTAGAgagattacattactagtttcacaagtcccAGTGCCCAAAAtcttagtccctatatgaacaactgtaacatgtgtacaatatttacagtaaccacctaacagacgggctacaatatctttgtcctttagtggccaagcagatgcagagctatctcctgaggatttgacTACTACCTgagggaaaggaaaacatttgaaaatgaggtgagcttgctagcccagtgacttaagaaagaaaattgattctcatggaaaagtctcaataaagagattaaactgaaatataaatttctccagtaaccttgtactgcagtataaacattttccaaacataaagcatataaagctaTTTTTGTCAAAAAACATTAAACTTGTTCCTTATTTGAGAATAACCCTattgtggttaaatcccaacgtcaactgctagttaagagagaacccttttgctcaatctctaactttaactacctacgtgcatgtggacatactaagtaccgtcataccttcagtacttttgctcagataccttctcaaaacttgtccttcagtatcgagctgcttggataccttctcaaatgtccttcggtatcgaggttcaagtaaaactagtcacaaaatgactttctctttaaagcatgtaaagcataaTGCATagaaacatgtctttaaagatactaatgcatgcttggtgtatttaaacacacataaatagtttttcaataaactttcatacatggcatgcgtttaaaacataactcatggtttacttggaaattactttgtaaaactagctagcatgagaataatctttctttaaaatatggtttctttaaaacattgtaattatttagtcactcaccttggtcatttaggaacctttctctctagaagttccttgattacctcgggctcccttttgaaccttaagatttaaattcaatttaaagctcagattactcatagttctaagccttatctcgagatacttccttctacaaatatgttctaaaatatctcaggaagcttaccttaaaatcttagctcagaactcctcatggtttggctggaatcatCAAATcctcaagactggcccaagttTACCCGACAGCTTGACTCTTTTGTCTTTTCCTCACTCTCCAgtccgattccttggagcttcttctccggcagctCTACATGAAAATTAGACTCTCGGAGCTtttaggtggctttgaaatcactccaaacgcacgagtatgcCGGGAGatatcctcgtcccaagttgattcTACTTCCAGACTTCATTGTCTGACAGCATCTCCTCCTgttggaacttcatgaccgaCGCATGGTTTTGCTAACAATGCATGCGTTCTTTCATCAACACATAGTTTCCTCACAATCGGCCCTCATATACTCTTTTTAATGTCCTTTGAAGAAAATTTAGGTTATGATCTGaagagaagtccttggccctatttataggcgtccaaaatctctccaaggccggcacctcctacttggccgcatgttcaagtgtcttttccccacactatcaacgcaaccttCATGCCATCGCAATCTAAGGTGTCTCCCTCTTCCTTAGCCAACACATAACGCTCAAATTGtatgtcttcttgtgcatccacctcactTGCTTGAAGcctaagatttcttcccaacaagccacatgtccggatgatcACCATTGGAGCATTCCACACCCTTATGGTCGCAAGCCATCTTGGTCGATCGCTCCCTCGCATGGCCTATGCGTCCATCCAACCTCAAATGCTTGGTCGTGCATGCCCTTTTCTCTCGCATGGTTTTACCTTTGGCCTATGCACTCAACTAGGATTACTCTTCCAAGGCATACTattagccttgtcctatgcgcccacatgccctcggatgtccTTGCACATAGCATATCACCAATGCATAAT
This genomic window from Benincasa hispida cultivar B227 chromosome 4, ASM972705v1, whole genome shotgun sequence contains:
- the LOC120076418 gene encoding uncharacterized protein LOC120076418; amino-acid sequence: MEKPKTSRSPLPSLAFSFSFLAVFLLNAHAQSLPPAKFDGFVYGNHSLDLDTILIEAFFDPVCPDSRDSWPPLKKALDHYGSRVRLVIHLLPLPYHDNAYAASRALHIVDLVNPSDTFKLLEAFFGHQKQFYNAETRYLSRASVVDNIVKFGVEVLGNSYKNTLITGFNDRDTDLLTRVSFKFSTSRGVYGTPFFFINGFLAPDKGSPINYTGWRNLIDPLIKKNKRSGSQHLSL